One Nicotiana tomentosiformis chromosome 4, ASM39032v3, whole genome shotgun sequence genomic window carries:
- the LOC138910477 gene encoding uncharacterized protein, with protein MIRCPCVKCKCFHFFESEDVKTHLYKKGFMNNYFVWTSHGEVDGSDVVFHNIVGESSRSVENNVQHHRYHEMVAGAFGMNFEFEPHESVKQAPNEEAKYFYEQLEAASRPLSKGSMHSQLSVAVRLLSIKSDINISQAGMDSFIGLMSELVDPTFNIPDDFYKAKRLVSKLGLSYVRIDFCEDGYMLYYKGDTELESCKFCEKPRFKRVFSGKKAVVKSMHYLPLIPRLKWLYASMLYVPHMIWYYENRRSPSVMCHPSDGEAWKHFDRTYPNYASEPRNVRLGLCADGFMPFSISATPYS; from the coding sequence atgattaggtgtccttgtgtgaagtgcaagtgttttcatttttttgaatcggaggatgttaagactcatctttataaaaaagggtttatgaataattattttgtgtggactagtcatggagaggtTGATGGTAGTGATGTTGTATTTCATAAcattgttggtgaaagtagtaggtcggtggagaataacGTTCAACATCATAGATATCATGAAATGGTTGCGGGTGCTTTTGGGATGAACTTTGAGTTTGAACCCCATGAAAGCGTCAAACAAGCTCCTaacgaagaggcaaaatatttttatgaacaattagaggccgctagtcgtccactaagtaaagggagtatgcactctcagttgtctgttgcggttagattattaagtatAAAATCAGATATcaatatttctcaagcgggaatggattctttcattggccttatgagtgagctagttgacccaactttcaacatacctgatgatttctataaggctaaaagattggtttctaagttaggactctcgTATGTGAGAATTGATTtttgtgaagatggttacatgttgtattataagggtgatACAGAattagaaagttgtaaattttgtgaaaaacctcGTTTTAAGCGGGTTTTCAGTGGGAAGAAGGCTGTTGTGAAGTCGATGCATTACTTACCtcttattcctagattaaagTGGTTGTACGCATCGATGCTTTATGTTCCTCATATGATATGGTACTATGAAAATAGAAGGTCGCCcagtgttatgtgtcatccttcagatggggaagcttggaagcattttgataggacGTATCCGAATTATGCTAGTGAACCGAGGAATGTTCGGTTGGGTTTGTGTGCTGATGGTTTCATGCCATTTTCTATTTCTGCAACACCATATTCATGA